From the genome of Desulfovibrio sp. JY:
CCGGGGGGAAACTTTTCTACAGAAAAGTTTCCCCCCGGTTCCATTTTATCCCTCGCCCTACCCTACTCCGTGGCGTGATGGTGGTGGGCCTGGTCGCCCAGGGGATGGCCGTGGACGTGGCGGTGGATGATGAAGTGCGGATCATGCACGAGCCTGCCCGCCTCGATGGTATAGAAGGTATCGGTCACCTCGAAGAGAAAATCCCAGTCGTGGGAAATGACGATCAGCGGCTTGCCCAGGCGCTTGAGGATATCCGCGATACGCTCCCGCGTCCCCGGATCGAGGCCGTTGGTCGGCTCGTCGAGTAAAAGCGCCTCGGGCTCCATGGCCAGCACCCCGGCCAGGGACACGAGCTTTTTCTCCCCGCCCGAAAGCCGGTGCGACAGCCGTTCGCCAAAACCGGCCAAGCCGAGCATGTCCAGGGCATGTTCGGCCGCCTCCCGGGCGCGCGACGGCGAGAGACCGCAATTGAGCGGCCCGAAGGCCACGTCGTCGAGCACGGTCGGGTAGATGATCTGGTCGTCGGCGTTTTGCAGAAGCAGTCCGACACCTCGCCGCACGGCCCGGAAATCCTTTTCCGTGGCGGCGAGGGCCCCTTTGTAGTGCACCTCGCCGGCATCGGGCCGGACAAGCCCCATCATCACGTGCAACAGCGTGGTTTTGCCCGAGCCGTTGGGCCCGAAAAGTCCGATTCGCTCTCCGGCCGAAAACGTAAAATCGACATCGGCCAGCACCGGACGGTCGCTGCCGGGATAGGCGTAGCCCACCCCGGAAAGGCGTAGCAGCGGCGCATCAGAAGACATATCCCCTCCGCAAAACGAAATCGAGCGCGCCGGCCGCCGCGGATACGACCAGACACAGGCTCAGAAAAACCATATCGCCGCGCCGGGCCGCAAACCGGTCCAGACTGGGAAATTCGCCGTGGAACCCGCGCAGCAGCATGGCTTGGTAGACTCGCTGGGAACGGTCGAAGCTGCGCACCAGCACCATGGCGACCAGGGCGGCATAGGTACGGTAGGTGCGCGCGTCCGTGGCCGGGACAAAGCCCCGCAGCCTCGCCGCCGTGGCCAGCCGGGCGTACTCCTCGGCGATGACGTGCAGGTAACGGTAGGTGAAAAGAAAAAGAAAGGAAAATTTGGCCGGCACGTGCAGCGCCGTCATGGCCCGCCCCAGGGCCGGCACCGGGATGGTGGCGACCAGGGATACGATGCAAAAAAAGATGGCGTTGGTCTTGACCGTGATGACGGACGCCAGGGCCACGCCTTCCCGGGTCGCCGTGAAGCCGAAAAGCCGCCAGCCAGCCTCTCCCGGCGCGGTAAAGGGCAACACGAACCACAA
Proteins encoded in this window:
- the cbiQ gene encoding cobalt ECF transporter T component CbiQ, with translation MIDEPLARGTSSIHSLDPRSKLVACLALSVVAALAATPAAAGLVLVCGLFLTIAARPSWRVVWGRFVAVNAFVLFLWFVLPFTAPGEAGWRLFGFTATREGVALASVITVKTNAIFFCIVSLVATIPVPALGRAMTALHVPAKFSFLFLFTYRYLHVIAEEYARLATAARLRGFVPATDARTYRTYAALVAMVLVRSFDRSQRVYQAMLLRGFHGEFPSLDRFAARRGDMVFLSLCLVVSAAAGALDFVLRRGYVF
- a CDS encoding energy-coupling factor ABC transporter ATP-binding protein, which encodes MSSDAPLLRLSGVGYAYPGSDRPVLADVDFTFSAGERIGLFGPNGSGKTTLLHVMMGLVRPDAGEVHYKGALAATEKDFRAVRRGVGLLLQNADDQIIYPTVLDDVAFGPLNCGLSPSRAREAAEHALDMLGLAGFGERLSHRLSGGEKKLVSLAGVLAMEPEALLLDEPTNGLDPGTRERIADILKRLGKPLIVISHDWDFLFEVTDTFYTIEAGRLVHDPHFIIHRHVHGHPLGDQAHHHHATE